A genomic segment from Eubalaena glacialis isolate mEubGla1 chromosome 16, mEubGla1.1.hap2.+ XY, whole genome shotgun sequence encodes:
- the ZAR1L gene encoding protein ZAR1-like, which produces MKVEGKTRTQTNCPRILRCAWAHGGRGRMERLVRVPYSLYPGYGNTLPLGQPGLSEHKQPDWRHNNGPPAFLARPGLLVPSNASDYCVDPYRRAQLKAILSQMNPSLSLRLCKADTKEVGVQVSPRVDKSVQCSLGPRTLHSRSLWGSTGHKAPLSAWGVYSPVMGRRGLVRLQKDGEDEERKALSGPPEASQPPPPPPPTPRSEEDQREELRQQEELGEEDASSPRERKNKQAQGDASEPLRKPNFQFLEPKYGYFHCKDCKTRWESAYVWCISGTNKVYFKQLCCKCQKSFNPYRVEAIQCQTCSKSRCSCLQKKRHIDLRRPHRQELCGRCKDKRFSCGNIYSFKCIM; this is translated from the exons ATGAAGGTGGAAGGCAAAACAAGGACACAAACAAACTGCCCCAGGATATTGCGCTGCGCCTGGGCGCACGGCGGCCGCGGCCGGATGGAGCGCTTGGTCCGTGTTCCCTACAGCTTGTACCCGGGCTATGGGAACACGCTGCCTTTGGGCCAGCCTGGACTTTCTGAGCACAAACAGCCCGACTGGAGGCACAACAACGGTCCCCCCGCTTTCCTGGCCAGGCCGGGGCTGCTGGTGCCCTCCAACGCCTCCGACTACTGCGTGGACCCTTACAGGAGGGCCCAGCTTAAGGCCATTCTCTCCCAAATGAACCCCAGCCTGAGCCTGCGTCTGTGCAAGGCCGACACCAAGGAGGTGGGCGTGCAGGTGAGCCCCCGGGTGGACAAGTCCGTGCAGTGCTCACTGGGGCCTCGCACCTTGCACAGCCGCTCCCTCTGGGGCAGCACGGGGCACAAGGCGCCCCTGTCAGCCTGGGGAGTCTATTCGCCAGTGATGGGCCGCAGGGGCCTGGTGCGCCTTCAGAAGGATGGGGAAGACGAGGAGAGGAAGGCGCTTTCGGGTCCTCCCGAGGCCagccagccgccgccgccgccaccaccaaCACCAAGGTCGGAAGAGGACCAGCGGGAGGAactccggcaacaggaggagttGGGGGAGGAAGATGCCTCAAGTCCTCGGGAAAGGAAGAACAAGCAAGCTCAGGGAGACGCCAGCGAGCCGCTGCGGAAGCCCAACTTCCAG TTTTTAGAACCAAAATATGGCTATTTTCACTGTAAAGATTGTAAGACGAGATGGGAGAGTGCTTATGTGTGGTGCATTTCTGGAACTAATAAG GTTTATTTCAAACAACTCTGTTGCAAATGCCAAAAGAGTTTTAACCCTTATCGAGTAGAAGCAATCCAATGCCAG ACCTGTTCAAAGTCTCGTTGTTCCTGTCTTCAAAAGAAAAGACACATTGATCTAAGGAGGCCTCATCGGCAGGAGCTGTGTGGCCGCTGCAAAGACAAGAGATTCTCCTGTGGCAATATTTACAGCTTTAAATGCATCATGTGA